In Sphingomonas sp. Leaf357, a single genomic region encodes these proteins:
- a CDS encoding sigma-54-dependent transcriptional regulator gives MTRNGQRLLMLIDDEPAQRRLVAAIAARRGWRAVFANDGEMAIAMLGTQDGMQLDAILLDSWGPEADAATLIAEIRERRPALPLLMLTANGSVAQAVAAMRSGATDFLVKPIAPERLLSALDAAVGGKTAGELRPLSEKIPALLAFDEIVGSAPDFRAALAIAAKAARARVAVLLEGESGVGKEVVAEAVHAASPRAKKPMVTVNCGAIPANLVESELFGHEKGAFTGAFERKIGRFQEADGGTIFLDEVGEMPLEAQVKLLRVLQNGDIQPVGARHAREVDVRVIAATNKRLIEEVEAGRFREDLYYRLNVVQVTIPPLRERTGDIPALARHLLARVAQQPGLRPLGITDDALDLLGSYDWPGNVRQLQNALFRAAVLCDGAALTRADFPQIAALGAARHVAPVPTPMATSGGVTLFNADGNMRALEDIEADVIRLAIGHYRGRMTEVARRLGIGRSTLYRKLGELGIDNAAA, from the coding sequence ATGACGCGCAACGGACAGCGCCTGTTGATGTTGATCGACGACGAGCCGGCACAGCGCCGGCTGGTCGCGGCGATCGCCGCGCGTCGCGGCTGGCGCGCGGTCTTCGCCAATGACGGCGAGATGGCGATCGCGATGCTCGGCACGCAGGACGGCATGCAGCTGGATGCGATCCTCCTCGATTCCTGGGGACCGGAGGCCGATGCGGCGACGTTGATCGCCGAAATCCGCGAACGCCGCCCCGCGCTGCCGCTGCTGATGCTGACCGCCAACGGATCGGTCGCGCAGGCGGTCGCGGCGATGCGATCGGGCGCGACCGACTTCCTGGTCAAGCCGATCGCGCCCGAACGCCTGCTCTCGGCGCTCGACGCGGCGGTCGGCGGCAAGACGGCAGGCGAATTGCGCCCGCTGTCCGAGAAGATCCCGGCCCTGCTGGCGTTCGACGAGATCGTCGGCTCCGCGCCCGATTTCCGTGCCGCGCTGGCCATCGCCGCCAAGGCCGCCCGCGCGCGCGTCGCCGTGCTGCTGGAAGGCGAAAGCGGCGTCGGCAAGGAAGTGGTGGCGGAGGCGGTGCATGCCGCCTCGCCACGCGCCAAGAAACCGATGGTTACAGTGAATTGCGGCGCGATCCCCGCGAACCTGGTCGAATCCGAACTGTTCGGCCACGAAAAGGGCGCGTTCACCGGTGCCTTCGAACGCAAGATCGGGCGCTTCCAGGAGGCCGACGGCGGCACGATCTTCCTCGACGAAGTGGGCGAGATGCCGCTGGAAGCGCAAGTCAAGCTGCTGCGCGTGCTGCAGAACGGGGATATCCAGCCGGTCGGTGCGCGGCATGCCCGCGAGGTCGACGTGCGGGTCATCGCCGCCACCAACAAACGGCTGATCGAGGAGGTCGAGGCCGGGCGGTTCCGCGAGGATCTCTATTACCGGCTCAACGTCGTGCAGGTGACGATCCCGCCGCTTCGCGAACGCACCGGCGATATTCCGGCGCTGGCGCGCCATCTGCTCGCCCGCGTCGCGCAGCAGCCGGGGCTGCGTCCGCTCGGCATCACCGACGATGCGCTGGATTTGCTCGGCAGCTACGACTGGCCGGGCAATGTCCGCCAGCTGCAGAACGCGCTCTTCCGCGCCGCCGTATTGTGCGACGGTGCGGCGCTGACGCGCGCCGACTTTCCGCAGATCGCCGCCCTGGGGGCCGCGCGGCACGTTGCCCCCGTGCCGACGCCGATGGCGACGTCGGGCGGCGTGACGCTGTTCAACGCCGACGGCAACATGCGCGCGCTGGAGGATATCGAGGCCGACGTGATCCGCCTCGCGATCGGCCATTATCGTGGCCGCATGACGGAAGTGGCGCGGCGGCTGGGGATCGGGCGCTCGACGCTCTATCGCAAGCTAGGCGAACTCGGCATCGACAACGCGGCGGCCTGA
- a CDS encoding ribonuclease HII, with protein sequence MTRATPKPAPKNGQRPGLRHEKLCLAPVAGVDEAGRGPLAGPVVAAAVILPDKGIPRGIDDSKKLGHAERTRLHDRLRGCARIGVGIVEADEIDALNIYWATMKAMTLAVEALIRDGGCMPGHVLVDGNRLPRWSYAATPIVSGDAISLSIAAASIVAKHTRDTIMIAHAETYPVYNWHSNKGYGCRHHLAALREHGPTPLHRRSFGPVAQAWLDL encoded by the coding sequence ATGACGCGCGCCACCCCGAAACCCGCTCCCAAAAACGGTCAACGCCCCGGCCTCCGCCATGAAAAGCTCTGCCTGGCCCCCGTCGCGGGCGTGGACGAGGCCGGGCGCGGGCCGCTTGCCGGGCCGGTCGTCGCGGCGGCGGTGATCCTGCCGGACAAGGGCATCCCGCGCGGGATCGACGATTCGAAGAAGCTCGGCCACGCCGAACGCACCCGGCTGCACGATCGGCTGCGCGGGTGCGCGCGGATCGGGGTCGGCATCGTCGAAGCGGACGAGATCGACGCGCTCAACATCTATTGGGCGACGATGAAGGCGATGACGCTCGCGGTCGAGGCGCTGATTCGCGACGGCGGCTGCATGCCCGGCCATGTGCTGGTCGACGGCAATCGCCTGCCGCGCTGGAGCTATGCCGCGACGCCGATCGTCTCGGGCGATGCGATCAGTCTGTCGATCGCCGCCGCCTCGATCGTCGCCAAGCACACCCGCGACACGATCATGATCGCGCATGCCGAGACCTATCCGGTCTACAATTGGCATTCGAACAAGGGCTATGGCTGCCGTCATCATCTCGCCGCGCTGCGCGAACACGGGCCGACACCGCTGCATCGGCGCAGCTTCGGCCCCGTCGCGCAGGCCTGGCTCGATCTTTGA
- a CDS encoding bestrophin family protein: MIVDAVPRVKHMVAEVWKPLIALFVWDVIVTVIYYVQPYKAPSLPLTIFGSALALFLGFRDTSAYQRWWEGRVLWGAMINSSRNLARAARSYLPDEEGRDLQRAIILRQITYVQVLRCQLRRQDPTAEVNRFLSPDEAAPSLARTNIANGILDGTGRRVDQARANGWIDTIQQASIERTLVDIANAQGGMERLKNTPLPNQYRFFPSFFTRLFCVLLPIGLVETLGFATPVGSTIAGLMFLAVLQIGEDLVDPFAGKIHDVPLTAMTRTIEIDLLQALGDPAPEPVVPVKGVLW, encoded by the coding sequence GTGATCGTAGATGCCGTGCCACGGGTCAAACATATGGTGGCGGAGGTATGGAAGCCGCTGATCGCGCTGTTCGTGTGGGACGTCATCGTGACGGTGATCTATTACGTCCAGCCGTACAAGGCGCCGTCGCTGCCGCTGACGATCTTCGGTTCGGCCTTGGCGCTGTTCCTCGGGTTCCGCGACACCTCGGCCTATCAGCGCTGGTGGGAAGGGCGCGTGCTGTGGGGCGCGATGATCAACTCGTCGCGCAACCTGGCGCGCGCCGCGCGCAGCTATCTGCCCGACGAGGAGGGGCGCGATCTGCAACGCGCGATCATCCTGCGCCAGATCACCTATGTCCAGGTGCTGCGCTGCCAGCTCCGGCGGCAGGATCCGACCGCCGAGGTCAACCGCTTCCTCTCGCCCGACGAGGCGGCACCGTCGCTGGCGCGCACCAACATCGCCAACGGCATTCTCGACGGCACCGGGCGTCGCGTCGATCAGGCGCGCGCCAATGGCTGGATCGACACGATCCAGCAGGCCTCGATCGAGCGGACTCTGGTCGATATCGCCAACGCGCAGGGCGGGATGGAGCGGCTGAAGAACACGCCGCTGCCCAATCAGTACCGCTTCTTCCCCAGCTTCTTCACGCGCCTGTTCTGCGTCCTGCTGCCGATCGGCCTGGTCGAGACGTTGGGCTTCGCGACGCCGGTCGGCTCGACCATCGCCGGCCTGATGTTCCTCGCCGTCCTGCAGATCGGCGAGGATCTGGTCGATCCGTTCGCCGGCAAGATCCACGACGTGCCGCTGACCGCGATGACCCGGACGATCGAGATCGACCTGCTCCAGGCGCTCGGCGATCCGGCGCCCGAGCCGGTCGTGCCGGTAAAGGGCGTGTTGTGGTGA
- a CDS encoding site-specific DNA-methyltransferase, which yields MGVIEKVREGVAVPVAETPMVAFDTLPLDRILMGECIATMRSLPAKSVDLIFADPPYNLQLGGDLSRPDGSHVDAVTDDWDKFDSLSAYDRFTREWLFEAKRILKDNGAIWVIGSYHNIYKVGAAIQDLGYWILNDIVWRKANPMPNFKGTRFTNAHETLIWASMGEKARYTFNYRSMKTLNDELQMRSDWEFPICGGQERLKKDGVKVHPTQKPEALIYRILLACTKPGDVVLDPFFGTGTTGAVAKRLGRRWIGIEREGVYVAAAQERIDAALPLDESALTTMQSPKAAPRVAFGTIVENGMLTAGAVLVDAKRRYSVTVRADGSVLSGDVTGSIHKLGSVLQNAPACNGWTFWHYETPEGLKPIDTLRQEYLLATQP from the coding sequence ATGGGGGTTATCGAAAAGGTTCGTGAGGGCGTAGCCGTGCCGGTGGCGGAGACGCCGATGGTGGCCTTCGACACGCTGCCGCTCGACCGGATCCTGATGGGCGAATGCATCGCGACGATGCGCAGCCTGCCGGCCAAGTCGGTCGATCTCATCTTCGCCGATCCGCCCTACAACCTGCAATTGGGCGGCGATCTGTCGCGCCCCGACGGCAGCCATGTCGATGCCGTGACCGACGATTGGGACAAGTTCGATTCCTTGAGCGCCTATGACCGCTTCACGCGCGAATGGCTGTTCGAGGCGAAGCGCATCCTGAAGGACAATGGCGCGATCTGGGTGATCGGCAGCTATCACAACATCTACAAGGTCGGCGCGGCGATCCAGGATCTGGGCTATTGGATCCTCAACGACATCGTCTGGCGCAAGGCGAATCCGATGCCCAATTTCAAGGGCACGCGCTTCACCAACGCGCATGAGACGCTGATCTGGGCGTCGATGGGCGAGAAGGCGCGCTACACGTTCAACTATCGCAGCATGAAGACGCTGAACGACGAACTGCAGATGCGCAGCGATTGGGAATTCCCGATCTGTGGCGGGCAGGAGCGGCTGAAGAAGGATGGCGTGAAGGTCCACCCGACGCAGAAGCCCGAGGCGCTGATCTACCGCATCCTGCTCGCCTGCACGAAGCCGGGCGACGTGGTGCTCGATCCGTTCTTCGGCACCGGCACGACCGGCGCGGTGGCCAAGCGGCTCGGCCGGCGCTGGATCGGGATCGAGCGGGAGGGCGTCTATGTCGCGGCGGCACAGGAGCGGATCGACGCCGCGCTGCCGCTGGACGAAAGCGCGCTGACCACGATGCAGTCGCCGAAAGCCGCCCCGCGCGTCGCGTTCGGCACGATCGTCGAGAACGGCATGCTGACCGCGGGCGCGGTGCTGGTCGATGCCAAGCGCCGCTACAGCGTCACCGTTCGGGCGGACGGATCGGTATTGTCGGGCGACGTCACCGGCTCGATCCACAAGCTCGGCTCGGTCCTGCAGAACGCGCCGGCCTGCAACGGCTGGACCTTTTGGCATTACGAGACGCCCGAGGGGCTGAAGCCGATCGACACGCTGCGGCAGGAATATCTGCTGGCGACCCAGCCCTAG
- the folP gene encoding dihydropteroate synthase codes for MTALPLHLRPIQFVDTPIGLPEGSVARLAGGMQWFAAYEVIEGRARRIVPVADFDTALGGNESAAKLHAAITAPRPALTLGNRVLRFDQPSIAGILNVTPDSFSDGRAYGDDPAAAATAGFDMTVAGATLIDIGGESTRPGAPLVWEGDEIKRIVPVIERLASGGALISIDTRKGAVMEAALAAGAQIVNDVAALLWDDRALGIVARAGCPVILMHSPDPAKGPHGDGHYRNVLTDVFDWLEARVAAAVAGGIARERIIVDPGIGFGKSLADNLALLNGLALFHGLGCPIMLGASRKRMIGALSNEAPADRRLGGSLALALKGVEAGVQILRVHDVAETAQAVRVWRGLKDQALVGG; via the coding sequence ATGACTGCGTTGCCCCTCCACCTCCGCCCGATCCAGTTCGTCGATACCCCGATCGGCCTGCCCGAGGGGTCGGTTGCGCGCCTCGCCGGCGGCATGCAGTGGTTCGCCGCCTATGAGGTGATCGAGGGCCGCGCGCGGCGCATCGTGCCGGTCGCCGACTTCGATACCGCACTCGGCGGGAACGAAAGCGCCGCAAAGCTCCACGCCGCGATCACCGCGCCCCGACCGGCGCTGACGCTGGGGAATCGCGTGCTGCGCTTCGACCAGCCGAGCATCGCCGGCATCCTCAACGTCACCCCGGACAGCTTTTCCGACGGGCGCGCCTATGGCGACGATCCGGCCGCCGCCGCCACCGCCGGCTTCGACATGACTGTGGCCGGCGCGACGTTGATCGATATCGGCGGCGAATCCACCCGCCCGGGTGCGCCGCTCGTCTGGGAAGGCGACGAGATCAAGCGTATCGTGCCGGTGATCGAGCGTCTGGCGAGCGGAGGCGCGCTGATCTCGATCGATACCCGCAAGGGTGCGGTGATGGAGGCAGCGCTCGCGGCGGGTGCGCAGATCGTCAACGACGTCGCCGCGCTGCTGTGGGACGATCGCGCGCTGGGCATCGTCGCACGCGCCGGCTGCCCGGTGATCCTGATGCACTCGCCCGATCCGGCCAAGGGTCCGCACGGCGACGGACACTATCGCAACGTGCTGACCGACGTGTTCGACTGGCTGGAGGCGCGCGTCGCGGCGGCGGTGGCGGGCGGCATCGCGCGCGAGCGGATCATCGTCGATCCCGGCATCGGCTTCGGCAAGTCGCTCGCCGACAATCTCGCTCTGCTCAACGGCCTCGCGCTCTTCCACGGCCTCGGCTGCCCGATCATGCTGGGCGCCAGCCGCAAGCGGATGATCGGCGCTTTGTCGAACGAGGCTCCGGCGGACCGGCGGCTCGGCGGATCGCTCGCGCTCGCGCTGAAGGGCGTCGAGGCCGGCGTGCAGATCTTGCGCGTCCACGACGTCGCCGAAACGGCGCAGGCGGTGCGCGTATGGCGCGGGTTGAAGGATCAGGCGCTGGTCGGCGGATGA